The DNA region TTCCCCAAGGGGATTTCCTTCAGATTTCTTCTTTTTCCCACCACCTTGTAAGCTATCTATTTTTACAGTTATCTCACTAACTTTCATTCCACCTGACATCTGTCCTTCATCGGAGTGGTCAGTGGACTCTCCATCTTGATGGCTTTTTAATCTTACTATAGAAGAATCAAACTGGCCAAAATTTTGCATTGCCTTTCCTTTATCATCAGTGCTGATAACAGTTCCCAAAGCCTCATTACTAGTTTCTTGCATGCCTTCAGCTGTTGAGCCATCTGCCTCCCAAATGCTGTTTATAGTTACTTCTGCTTCATGTTTTGCCTCCATAAGGGCTTCCTCCTCCTCTACAGTAGGATCCCTTCTGAAGCTTCTGTCACCCTCTAAGCTATGTACATTTTGAACAGTATTTCTAATGTTTTCATCAAGATTTGACTGCTCTGTTAAATTATATGTTTCTGGAAGTGCTGGCACATGTGGAGAACTTTCTGTTAGTAATTCTTCTTCAAGAACTTCAGTATTTTTATACTCGTTTTCAAGgttctctctgttttcttctaAAGTTTTCCCACTTTTTTGGGACTCCAAATTTGGGGTATTCATgtcatttgaaacattttgattttctacAGTGCAGTGGAAATTTGAATTGATTGGATCTTGCCCATTTTTCTGCAAATCGCAAATAACTACTTCTTTAAGAGGTATCATCTCACTAAGTTTAACTTCATCTTTTTGAGATGTTTGTTGGAAGACTTCATAAAGGGGATTTTCTCCTCCATTAGATTCCTCCTCAATTTCAACTCCTATTTCTTGTTTAGAAATTTCTGAAGATGTATTTTCATCTAAAACAGTACAGTCAGCTAAGCTTTTCAGAGTTTGATCGTCCTGAGTTTTAGCATTGTTGACATATTTTGTTTCATCTGAAACTGTCTGAAATTCTTCAGAGTCTTGGTTATGATCCTTTGGAGATATAACAGAGGTTTCTTTGGCAATATCTATTATATCTGCTTCCTCTCCAAAGGAAGAACAAACATAAGATTGTCTTTTAATTTTATGCTTCTCTGTTGCTGCGTGCCTACTCATCTCTCGACGAGTAACTGCATAATAATCGCAAGCCATGCAGTAGTATTCAAATTCTTTAGTATGCTTCCGTTTTACATGCAGCTCTAGAGAAGAAGATGAATGAGCAACAAACTCACAGTGTACACATTTATTGTCATTTGCACCTGTAACTCTTCTCTGAAAACATGGGTCACCATCTTGAGTAACATTCCTTGGCTCCATAAATACATGCTGTTTTATATTTATAGGGTTCTTAGTATACTGCAGATCTGGGAGTTGAGATACATTGTCAACTTCTACCTCAATGGAGCTTCCCTTGTCTTCTTCCTGATTTTCTAAGACTGAAGTATCCAAATCTGATGACTGGCTATCATCCTCAACATGTTCATTCAAAATATCCATTGGGCTGTTGATCTTCTTGCTAATGGATTCAAGATTACCTCCTTCTGGGCAAACAACTAcctctgtgttttgttttccattagCTTCCATTTCAACACGACCTTTATGTTTCTTGGTGGCACAATGACGTTCCATGTCACCTTTGGTTACAGTATAATAATTGCAAACTTTACACAAATAGCTGTACTGGTGACTGTGCTTTCGTCTAATATGTACAGTCAAGTTGGTAACACTGGAGGCCAAAAGACCGCAATGGGTGCATGTCCTAGATATGGTGCCTTTGGGTCTCCCTCTCTTTGGTGCATTGGCCAAAACTAACTCACTGTCTTTGCTAATTTCACCTGATGGAATCAGTTCTTTATTTGTGGATGTGTGATCCACAGTAAAGGACGGTGCCTGTATACTTTCTTTATCTAATTCAGTCTTTACATTGCCAGAAGTGGAAGGCTCCATTACCTTTTTAACATCACTTGCATCTACACATACCCTTTCAATACATTCCTCAAACCGTAAACCAATATTGTTTTTCCTGGCATTTTCAAGGTGCTTGCTTCTTTTAATATGCTTTTCCATTCCTTCTTTGCTCAGTGAATAAAGGTTACACGCTTTGCAAAGAAAATGATATTCCTGTGCATGTCGAAGTTTTATGTGTCTTGTAAGAACTGTGGAGGATCTTGttttataaaaacactttttacatTGAAATTGGGTTTTATTGAGAACAGAATGCTTTAATTCATTTCCATGATTTAACatgcagggctttgggggctcaTCCTCCATAGTCACTTCTATTTCATCTACAATTTTTTGGAGATTATTATTTGATTCCAGTGTAGTATAAGCTGCAGTTTGCAGAGACAAATCAGTGCTAATGGATTGAGAAGTATTTTGTTGAGCCAATAAACTAATATGCTTCTCAGCTGTTTTATGATCTATCAGTTCTTCCTCAGTTAGAAAATACAGATTGCAAATAATACAATTATGGGGCATATTATGCTCTTCACTCATGTGAGTTCCAAGGCTTGTATCATTCaaacaaataaatgaacaaaggTGACAATTAAAATTACAACCCCCCATTTGATGTTTATTACTTTGACAGTGTTGTTCAAAGTCCCCCCTGATTGCACAGGAATAGTTACATGTTTGACAATGAAAATGCATTTCTTTTGTATGATGTTTTATAACGTGAATTTCCAAACCTTTTCTGTTCTGAAAAACAATACCACAGTAAATGCAAGTATGTAGAACTTTGTTGTCAGCAACAGGTTTCACCTGAGAATCCTCAGTTTTTGTAGTGCTAGGAGAACTGGTATTTGTCCTGTCTTGACTCAGAGCCTGTATTTCTGACGTAGCCTTACACTGACTGTTaacgtcatcatcatcatccatttCTAACTCTTTAGGCGATTTGGGCATTAAATTACTTGGTTTAAGCTGGGTCCTGAAGTTGTATTTCACCTGTGTTTGATGAGATTTGGGTTTGCCTCTTTTACTAACACTCAGCAAACTATATCTTCCTTTCACCTGCTTTTTTAATCTAAAAGAGCCACCTTGTCTGAAAGAAGTTCTTAGTGATAAAATATTTCTCTTATGTCCTGATCTATCAAATCTCCTTGTTGTGTTTGAACTGCCAATTATCTTTTGGGTACTTTTGGTGGGCTCTTGTTTGTTCAAATTTTCTTCTGAGGACCCTGATATTTCTAGCTTTTCAGCCTGGAGTTCATGAGTTCCTTCTACATTGAAGGAAAACTCTTTTTCTTCTGTAACagtttctgatttttcagtggaaatatttttagatgtcaTCATTTCAACAAGAAGTTCACTGCCATCACTTTGTTTAGAAAAGCTTACTTTTGAATCCGTCAGATTATTGCTAGTATTTAAATCTTGTGAATCAGCAGTTCTTGTCTTTGATTTATAGGGACCAGATTTTGCTCTCACTTTCTTCTTTTTGACTGCCGTATACTGCTTTTTATGAACGTTTCTTTTTGTCAATCTCTGTACAAATCCTCCTCGTGCGGCAAGATTTTGATGCCGAAGGTGTGTCTTGCCAAGGAAATGAGAATGTAGGAGATTCTCCTCACCACACTGAAAACCACAGAGATCACAGCAAAATATTGATTGTCCATGAGCCTGCTTGAAATGTGTTTGTAAAGCTAAACTGCATTCTGGTTTGTAACTACAGTGGGGACACACGTGCTCTTTGGGTTGTTTTGAGTGGCTTTCTTGAATATGTTTTTCCAAATCAGGGTAAGAGTGAAAAAACTGATCACAAGTTTTGCACTTAAGAACTTTATCTATATTGCCAAGTGTACAGCTAACACTAATTTCTTCCACTTGGAAAGTACATTCAGGAACAGCAGATGGAACTTCTTGTGAATCTTTACTTTCCAAATGAATTTTCAGTGCAGAAGCATCGACAGCTTTGAAATCACAATGTGGACACGAGGAATTTGAAAGTGTGTCACCACTGACACAGTCATTCACTGCTACCTTTTTTATGGCTCCATCTATTATATTATCTGTTTCTGTAATTGACTCCTGCCTAACTGTGAGTTTGAGTGATTTGCCTTCACTGCCTTTAGTATGTTTAGAAAAATCCAGCTTTATTCTTTTTGAGATAGGTTCATTTTCAAATTGGTCCCCTTCAGTAATTTCTAGGCTAGTTGATCCTAATAATGCCCTTTTGTTTTTGccattctcttctcctttcttctcaAGGCTCCTATGCACTCCATCAGATAAGGAACCTGTTTCCTGGTTAGATAAGGAATCACATTCAGCATTTTCtactgaaacatttttcattgaattttCTGTCAGATCAGTTTGtaaactcccatcaacttcatcACTCTTCTGAGTTTCCTCTGCATCCATTTTTCATGAAGGCAGCACAGTTCTAGTATCAGGAGTAGCTCATTTGGCTGTACTAGTACctataaaataaaagttttgttaTTAGTCTTTTGCACTCACATAAAACAAACGTAATTTGCTAATACCCCAGGTATAgactaacaacaacaacaatctgATCTAAAGTGTCATGGGGACAGTCATAATTAAAGGTATTGGCCAGCATTGTCAAAAGGGCTGCCTAAAactagagacaaggtgggcgaggtaatatcttttactggaccactTTCTTTTGGTAAGAGAGACAATCCTAAAGTTATAGCACTTAAATCAAATTCACatataggcatctaaataaaatgGCCATGCTTTAAAGCCAGACTGTGGAGCCACTACTCATTCTGGTGAGCACTTATTTGAGTAAAATCACTGGCTTCAATAGGACTATTTGTTTGAGCAAGTACTCAAAAATAAGAAAGGGTTACACAATTTAGCCATAAGTCGTATTGTGCAACAAGAGATGCAAGTGCTTAGCACCCCTGAAAATTAGGCTACTTTTACTTATATGTATAAATAAAGATTTAGTTGTCCATACTTGGGCACTCAAGTTTGAAGTCTGACCtttatttctggcatccttgacATAGCACTCTAAGTTACTATGGCCTTCATCTTTTAAGCTTTACTAGTATACGCCCCTCTTTCTTTCCTCTGCCCACATCCAATGCCACAGGATGAGAGGAAGAGAATATCATGGAGGAAATGAAGCCATGTGATTGCCAAAATGCTACCACTAAAACCACCTGTCATTTCCAAGGGAACAAGTTAACAATAGGACACACTTTCCAGTGGGAGAAAAATAGAAGTGtcagaggggaaggaaagaaaaaacttGTGCTTtctcttggaaaaaaaaaaaaaaaaaaaagcaaacccctCCACCACTACAGAAACCAAAACCTCCAGTCCAGCAGCCAAAAACCAACTTTCCACTAACAACTATCAACACAACTCTTCCCCAACAGCCCAGTGATATCCTCCTCTCCATGTCAAAACAAGGCAGATCCATTCCAGATACAGAATCCTCCAACTGCCCACTGAACAAATTCTGTGGAAATCTGTCATTTGTGTGTGCgtgtaagaaaaagaaaaaaaaattccaaacctgcagtatatattaaaataaaaattaaagcaatAAAGTTAATATGATTTGATTGAAAactccatttaaaatatataattcaaTAAAAATCTATGTTTTTCTATTTACCTTATGCTACCACTGAAACAGCAATTTGCCACTGAACCCAGTGTTAGTGAGCTGCCAAATTTTGGCTCTGTTTCCACTAAATGCATGGGCCCCTGACCATAACCATTTGTGCATTCTGACAGCAATAAATAATTCCAAAGTTGATCCAGATAATAGtgtacagcagtgtttcccaaatttgagatgtcgcttgtgtagggaaagcccctgacgggccgggccggtttgtttacctgctgcctccGCAGGTCTGGCTCATCGCAGCTCtgactggccacagttcgctgctccaggccaatgggagctgctggaagtggcgcaggccgggggctttccctacacaagcgacgtcccaagtttgggaaacactggtgtaCAGTAAGCTATCCAAATGTGTAATTAGCAAATAAGAATTATCCTTATTTTGAAGGAATACATTCCAACCGGATATTGAACTCAGGACTTTGCACCTAAAACAGCTGGCTACAAATGAAGTTAGAGAATCTGTTTGTTCTATTAATATGTAAGCAGCGTAGTGTAGCTGTGTCGATCCCACGGTATTAGaaatacaaggtgggtgagataatatcttctctgggtcaacttctgttggtgagagacaagctttcaagcttacacacttctcttcttcagctctgtgtggctcagaagcttgtctctcaccaacagaagttgatccagtaaaagatattacctcatccaccctgTTTTTCTATTAATAGCCAATTATGTAAGGCCTAAAAGCAACTCCATGCACAAAAGTTACATGTATTCTACAGGACACATGTTTAACTCTCATTATGCTCAACTGTTGATCAGGCCCAGCCCTGCCTAGTTTCTAAAACCAGCTATCAAGTACTTCCAGACTAGTACTGCTGTTTCATGTTTCCAGATACTGGCTCTTTAACTGTCCTTTCCTGATTCCTATGATTTATAAATTTTCTTTCCTAATTCAACCAGTAGGTTTAACATTTTGGAAACTACTGCATGGGTCAGAACTTGAAAAGTCATGGCCAGATCATCAGTTGGTGTACATCAGTATACCTCCAGTATCTTCAAAAAGAGCTGCAtcaattttcaccagctgaggactgAGCCCTTAATGTGAGGttaactctgaaaagtgactctgtacAGCACTCAATGACTACATTTCAAATGTAATCAGATTGCAAGGTATATATATAAGCTGCCACCAGAGCAAATTCAACCTGAGATTTGAAAGGCAAACTGCACCCTCTCTGGTTCATGCCtcatcagcagcagcaaagatTCTGGAACTTGATGATTAATCAAAGCAAGTGCGTAACTTAACAAGTAGTTCTGCTGACGTCAATGAgatttaaacacatacttaaaattaagaTATATTGAAGAGTTTGGGCTGAATTGGGggtcttaaaacatttttaatgttaacTGTCCTGTAACAGCATTGGCTCTGTAGCACTGACAAAAGTAAACTTATTTTTCTCAATAAAAGTTAGCAAGTAATACTTGGAAATATATGCAGGGTGCATATCTACAGAATAACAAGGTCCTATTTTTAAAGAGCCATTTTTCTGACCATTTTCACATTGGAAGAAAGATTATTAGTGCAGGTCAGGAgaaggcaaactttttggcctgagggccgcatcgtgTTTTGTAAATTGatagggccagttaggggagggggttgtggcccggcccccacctcctatctgcgctcccccgggactcctgccccattcaacccccctgttccctgacgaCTCCTCTGGGACCCATGCtccttcccattccccacacccctgctccctgtccctgactgcccctggattCCTGCTGCCCCACCCAACCCCTTCTCTTACTCCTGACGGCCCCCACCAGgactcttgccccatccaaccaacCCACTCactgccctctgccaccccaaccccccctccttcctgactgccctcccggacccttgcccccattcaaccctgtttcctccctgactgccccaacctctatccacacccccgccccctgaccaccaccccccactccaaactcccctgccctctatccaccccccctccccacttccttaCTGCattgcctggagcaccagtggctggcagcgctacagccgcaTCACCtacagcacagagcacagggtcaggctgggctctgcagctgcgctgcctcaGGAGCTGACAGCTcagccgcccagagcattgcaccggcGGTGGagcaagcgagctgaggctgcaggggaaggagacagcaggagaggggccaggaGCTCGGCAGCCGAGCAGGTAGGTAGGGGTCATTGCGCAATATCAGGTAGGTAGGTAGAGGTCACTGCACAATATCATCAAAGTTCCAAGTTCTTCAGAGTGTATAGAAACTAACTGTATAATTCAGTGATCTGTAGGTCTAAAGGAtgcccagttccagcttctgtGGTTCTCACCCCACTCTCTTCACCTTAGTCTAAAGTCCTCTGGAATCACTTGAAGTTATGAGAATGAACAAATATCTAAAGTGCAACATTACAGAAGACCttaatttggttttaaattaGTAAGGAAACTATCCTATTCTGTTAGTATGCATACAGATCCTAATACTGTACCACTGTCGTCAATGAAAGCTTTGCCATAATTAAGCACATATTCAGTACACGACTGTCAAACTTTCAACATTTGTTACTTTAAACCCAAATTGTATCAAACAACAACTGCTCCTCACGTCATGTTTAATGTTCAAAATGAAGCTGTTCTAATCaaagaaagttattttaaaaaaaacatagaacATACAATTTTTAAATGCTCATACAACTCAAGAACGTTTGATTAGATTCTTAAGGATATGTCCAAGAAATTAATCTACCACATTAACTTCAGATTAACAAATTCTTTTGTTTGGGAATTTCCTCTGATTaattaaaaaggcattttaaagttACTTGTGACAGTTTGTTATCAATTATGGGATTCTAAAAATCAGTGCAGGGAATCAGTATGCTCAGTAACTCTGGTGGTAATAAtaacctagctcttacatagtgatttcatccatagatctcaacaTACTTTACAAAGAAGGCAAAGTACTTTTCTTGAATCTGCAAAAGGCACATCTGCATATATCACATCATTATTGCACAGATACGTATATACACACAAAATCCCAGgaaatatatgtgtgtatgtatacacacacatatatacatattatatataaattttCCAATTGTATATTACATATTTGTAATTTAATAAATCTGACTAGTATACAACGGTGAATGACACTAGTCTTGCAAAAGTTCTGTAGGATCTTTAACAACAGATGCTCAGGATCTCAGTTTAAAAGTCACATTTGAAAGAGCTCATCCAGCAGCCATACTTAAGTACTGGCTCAGTACATACTCAGAAGAAAAAGAGCCACTTACTGAACCTCCATCACCATTTCCGATAGGCTAATCACACAAATTCTTGCACTCTTCCTGCAATACTTTTCATATATATCTATTGCTATGGATGTTGTGTCTGCTGAACTTGAGTAAATAGTCAGTTATTTGGGGTTAGGAAGTCTTGCCCTGAtgaaaaaaggggaaatatttCACCTCATAGTtctcttttttcaattttttctatGCCAGTTCAAATAGTAGAATATCGTTCCTCTCTGCCAGTAGATGGAGACAGTACAGCTAAGATTCCCATTAGTGTAATTAAAAGAGACATGCCATTCCCCAGTCCTCAGATGAAATTTAGAAAGCAATAATTTTAAGTTAAGATCAAAGGGACAAGCAATTAACTTAATAATTAACCTTAAATCTGTAAGGAATGACAAAGTTCCTTAACTCGAtgcttaatacatttttatttacttttcaggGAGGCATATGCCAACTTTTAAGGGAAGGACTCTGTACTTATACAGAAGAACCTGAAGAAAGCATAGTTACAGGGATTAAATTTCTCCTTGCCTTTTCATTTTTCTGTACTAAGTCCCGATGCTCAGGTCTTTCAAAAACAGTACCCAAGGAGCAAATTAGCATCTCACAGTATCAAATGAGGCCTGAATGTTCAATGTATAGTATGTGGCAAAGGTTTATATTGACATCCAGGAGCTGCTTTgcatattttcagtaaaaataccTCAGTGCTTTCTAACCAATCATTCCTTTCCATGGAATCATGTATCCAACAGAATGGGATTCAACAGAATCTGGAACCTCTTTGCCACTGAAATAAGATTCTCTTAACTAGCTCCTTAACCTGGACAAAGTTGATCTGGATGACACTTGTCTCAGCATGAAACCATCATGCCAAATGAGCACCCTCTAAACTCCTAAAGTACTTCATCCTAAGTAAATTTAGAGGTCTCTCCTGATGTCCCTACTGTAACATGACTTCCTTACTATTCTTTACACTAATGAATAGTGAAGACGTGATTTCTTGGTTCTAATGGAATGAAGACAGGCATTGTTCTCAGCACCTCTCGTATTATCTGACACACATATACATCTTTATTTGCAACACATCAACCCTTACAATGGAGCCTGTATTAGAAGACCCATATAAGGGTCTCACCATCTATCTTTGGGcaatattttgacaattttgttTATGCCAGTGACCCTTGTCACTGAGGCACTGCCTCTCCAAGTAAACCACAGGCCTAGCATTAGTGGTTAGACCCTATGACTCCAATGCATCAAAGGTGCATTCCTtagtgttaaaaaaacaaaagcttcaCAAAAATAATCAGAGAAACAATATGAGTCACATTGACAACTTTAGCAGTCTCTGTTTACCAATTCCACCTACCAGTAGGCAGCAGAAATAGCTATAGTGGCCTCATATGGAGCGCACTGAAGAGACCACTTACTTGCTCAATGCCTTTAATCCCAGCACCTGAAGGTACCTTCAAATAATAACAGCTGAGATGGGGTTCcagaagtattatttttattcataaacAAAAATACTCTCCCTTAATTTGAGATGAAGTGGGCCCCTGAGAAAACTAAACACTTCCTGTTCATAATCAATCCATATTATATTAGGCAGATTCAAATGCTGATACATGTAGTACTGACTGATTTGACTCTGAAAAGACTGTCTTTGAAGTACAGATGAACATATAGTCCCTACTCCTCCAAGTGCTGCTCTGAGGATTATCGTTATGTTGGTAAAAGGGCCTCAGGGCCCTATCTAAACTTAACAGAAGACTTTGGTATTGGAAGTAATGCTCCAAAATGGAGAATTGGAGAACAcagagctggtccccatcccaAAGAGGAAAAGAATTGTTGAAAACATTTTACTCCAATAATTTCTTAATTTGGAAGTTTTCACTGGCTTAATAGCTGGCTGAAAAACAGCGAAAACATTTTAAGAagatttttccctttctaaatCGTGAAATTTTGAAGAATTTTGACTAGCTCTAGGACATATTGATGAGCTGAAATTGAAAATGGAAATGGGAGTGTGCAAGTGTGCCTGTTGCAGATGCAAGAAACAGTCTTACCTCCCTtctaaagtattttgagatctatgaatgaaaatcACTAGGTATTATTACCACCTGAAATTCAATGGTCTTACTGATTCCATGCAGAAGATTTTAACACCGCAGGGAAGAAGTTTACACTTTTCAATTCTAGTAGTGAGTAAAGAGACCTGTTCTTTTGTGAACTCTCCGAATACCATGCCTTCTTTGTTCTTGTGGCACTGCTCTAAAAATCTTGATTCATCCAATGGTCCCAAATTGTTCAAGGCTCTGACCATTTTGGCCTGATTAACAGAGGAGgaacaaataaattaattaaagcgTCTGGGATAAGTCTGAATGTCCCTTTCTGCTATAGTTTTTAGAACCCATTAATCTATATTGGTATTGGATCATGCACACTATGAAGTTCTCTCTTCATCCTATGCTTGTGATTTGAGCATGAGTGCATCCATGAATATCAGGCTGATTGCTTGAAAAATATAGTGTGGCTCTAGATTATGTCTTGTTTTTTGGCAGTGAAAAgtaaaaactatgttaaaattgcTGTTCCTGGCAACTATCTTTTAGATTCTTTTTCTACATGATCTGTCCTTGAGTCCCCAACTCTGTTCCTCTTTAATTGAGAGGAATATAACTTTTCTAGAAGACTGTCCTGCAGTTGTCATTCTTGCAAGGATTCCtggatttttttcactttttccccAAAATGAAGCCTGAAAGGTAAAGTGAACAATCTTGTGTTGGTTTGATTTGCAAACAGTTTTAAAGCACAAGCAGCTCTTTGATGATATGGAAGTAATCAGGAACAAGAAGTCTCCTTGATGCTGTCCTAGGTTGCACCTGCCCATTAACACTTCTTCAACAGATGCAGAAAGCTAACACCTCcagcagagggggaaggggtagaacatGTCTTCTCTGAGCTTAACGCCCAGCTCCATCTTTGATGTAGACAACTACACACTTACTTTCTGGATGAGCCAATCAAAGGTATAGCAGGGGAGCAGCAGTTGGAACCACGTATattgcaaagggaaaaaaaaggcataaacttttttgcttctttatgaagtataaagattttaatttgtttaagatttttttctgcttgtcaCATTACAAATATCAGGCTTTGTCTAGCCACTCATTGCTCAGTATATATTGTAAAGAGAGTTATATATGTACCTAGAAAAGTTCCAAGTCAAGATTACACTAGGatagagttaaggttgagagtacaTTATGGTAATTTAGGGTAAAATGCATTACAgaaatgttaagtatcagaggggtagccgtgttagtctggatctgtaaaagcagcaaagagtcctgtggcacctNNNNNNNNNNNNNNNNNNNNNNNNNNNNNNNNNNNNNNNNNNNNNNNNNNNNNNNNNNNNNNNNNNNNNNNNNNNNNNNNNNNNNNNNNNNNNNNNNNNNtcttggaaaaaaaaaaaaaaaaaaagcaaacccctCCACCACTACAGAAACCAAAACCTCCAGTCCAGCAGCCAAAAACCAACTTTCCACTAACAACTATCAACACAACTCTTCCCCAACAGCCCAGTGATATCCTCCTCTCCATGTCAAAACAAGGCAGATCCATTCCAGATACAGAATCCTCCAACTGCCCACTGAACAAATTCTGTGGAAATCTGTCATTTGTGTGTGCgtgtaagaaaaagaaaaaaaaattccaaacctgcagtatatattaaaataaaaattaaagcaatAAAGTTAATATGATTTGATTGAAAactccatttaaaatatataattcaaTAAAAATCTATGTTTTTCTATTTACCTTATGCTACCACTGAAACAGCAATTTGCCACTGAACCCAGTGTTAGTGAGCTGCCAAATTTTGGCTCTGTTTCCACTAAATGCATGGGCCCCTGACCATAACCATTTGTGCATTCTGACAGCAATAAATAATTCCAAAGTTGATCCAGATAATAGtgtacagcagtgtttcccaaatttgagatgtcgcttgtgtagggaaagcccctgacgggccgggccggtttgtttacctgctgcctccGCAGGTCTGGCTCATCGCAGCTCtgactggccacagttcgctgctccaggccaatgggagctgctggaagtggcgcaggccgggggctttccctacacaagcgacgtcccaagtttgggaaacactggtgtaCAGTAAGCTATCCAAATGTGTAATTAGCAAATAAGAATTATCCTTATTTTGAAGGAATACATTCCAACCGGATATTGAACTCAGGACTTTGCACCTAAAACAGCTGGCTACAAATGAAGTTAGAGAATCTGTTTGTTCTATTAATATGTAAGCAGCGTAGTGTAGCTGTGTCGATCCCACGGTATTAGaaatacaaggtgggtgagataatatcttctctgggtcaacttctgttggtgagagacaagctttcaagcttacacacttctcttcttcagctctgtgtggctcagaagcttgtctctcaccaacagaagttgatccagtaaaagatattacctcatccaccctgTTTTTCTATTAATAGCCAATTATGTAAGGCCTAAAAGCAACTCCATGCACAAAAGTTACATGTATTCTACAGGACACATGTTTAACTCTCATTATGCTCAACTGTTGATCAGGCCCAGCCCTGCCTAGTTTCTAAAACCAGCTATCAAGTACTTCCAGACTAGTACTGCTGTTTC from Chelonoidis abingdonii isolate Lonesome George chromosome 2, CheloAbing_2.0, whole genome shotgun sequence includes:
- the ZNF407 gene encoding zinc finger protein 407 isoform X3, with product MDAEETQKSDEVDGSLQTDLTENSMKNVSVENAECDSLSNQETGSLSDGVHRSLEKKGEENGKNKRALLGSTSLEITEGDQFENEPISKRIKLDFSKHTKGSEGKSLKLTVRQESITETDNIIDGAIKKVAVNDCVSGDTLSNSSCPHCDFKAVDASALKIHLESKDSQEVPSAVPECTFQVEEISVSCTLGNIDKVLKCKTCDQFFHSYPDLEKHIQESHSKQPKEHVCPHCSYKPECSLALQTHFKQAHGQSIFCCDLCGFQCGEENLLHSHFLGKTHLRHQNLAARGGFVQRLTKRNVHKKQYTAVKKKKVRAKSGPYKSKTRTADSQDLNTSNNLTDSKVSFSKQSDGSELLVEMMTSKNISTEKSETVTEEKEFSFNVEGTHELQAEKLEISGSSEENLNKQEPTKSTQKIIGSSNTTRRFDRSGHKRNILSLRTSFRQGGSFRLKKQVKGRYSLLSVSKRGKPKSHQTQVKYNFRTQLKPSNLMPKSPKELEMDDDDDVNSQCKATSEIQALSQDRTNTSSPSTTKTEDSQVKPVADNKVLHTCIYCGIVFQNRKGLEIHVIKHHTKEMHFHCQTCNYSCAIRGDFEQHCQSNKHQMGGCNFNCHLCSFICLNDTSLGTHMSEEHNMPHNCIICNLYFLTEEELIDHKTAEKHISLLAQQNTSQSISTDLSLQTAAYTTLESNNNLQKIVDEIEVTMEDEPPKPCMLNHGNELKHSVLNKTQFQCKKCFYKTRSSTVLTRHIKLRHAQEYHFLCKACNLYSLSKEGMEKHIKRSKHLENARKNNIGLRFEECIERVCVDASDVKKVMEPSTSGNVKTELDKESIQAPSFTVDHTSTNKELIPSGEISKDSELVLANAPKRGRPKGTISRTCTHCGLLASSVTNLTVHIRRKHSHQYSYLCKVCNYYTVTKGDMERHCATKKHKGRVEMEANGKQNTEVVVCPEGGNLESISKKINSPMDILNEHVEDDSQSSDLDTSVLENQEEDKGSSIEVEVDNVSQLPDLQYTKNPINIKQHVFMEPRNVTQDGDPCFQRRVTGANDNKCVHCEFVAHSSSSLELHVKRKHTKEFEYYCMACDYYAVTRREMSRHAATEKHKIKRQSYVCSSFGEEADIIDIAKETSVISPKDHNQDSEEFQTVSDETKYVNNAKTQDDQTLKSLADCTVLDENTSSEISKQEIGVEIEEESNGGENPLYEVFQQTSQKDEVKLSEMIPLKEVVICDLQKNGQDPINSNFHCTVENQNVSNDMNTPNLESQKSGKTLEENRENLENEYKNTEVLEEELLTESSPHVPALPETYNLTEQSNLDENIRNTVQNVHSLEGDRSFRRDPTVEEEEALMEAKHEAEVTINSIWEADGSTAEGMQETSNEALGTVISTDDKGKAMQNFGQFDSSIVRLKSHQDGESTDHSDEGQMSGGMKVSEITVKIDSLQGGGKKKKSEGNPLGESTRIRCDDCGFLADGLSGLNVHIAMKHPSKEKHFHCLLCGKSFYTESNLHQHLASAGHMRNEQASVEELPEGGATFKCVKCTEPFDSEQNLFLHIKEQHEELLREVNKYIVEDTEQINREREENQGNVCKYCGKMCRSSNSMAFLAHIRTHTGSKPFKCKICHFATAQLGDARNHVKRHLGMREYKCHVCGVAFVMKKHLNTHLLGKHGVGTPKERKFTCHLCDRSFTEKWALNNHMKLHTGEKPFKCTWPTCHYSFLTASAMKDHYRTHTGEKSFLCDLCGFAGGTRHALTKHRRQHTGEKPFRCDECNFASTTQSHLTRHKRVHTGEKPYRCPWCDYRSNCAENIRKHILHTGKHEGVKMYNCPKCDYGTNVPVEFRNHLKELHPDIENPDLAYLHADQK